TTCTTACTCTACCTAATAAGTCCACCCTTACTATTTGCAGAAGATCATTACACTAGTCGAGAATGGCTTAACCTGCTTTATTACGAACAGAGCGGTTCAGGATATAAGAGCTTAGCTGAAGAAGATGGTTTCTTTATCACAAAACAGGGGAAAACTAATCCGAAGGACGAATATGAAGCTTCCTTAAAACTTGTTTTAGCACAAGACCTGACGTTTAAGACGAAATTCCCGTTAAGATATAAATATATTGTAAAACAGCATAACTTACAATACGCTCCTGCAGTACAAGTACCAGCCAATATAAATAAAGTATTAATAGCGTACCCAAACCGCTACATGAATAATCCGGCATCAATGTTCGGACATCTTTTTTTAGTGCTTGAAACAAATAAAGGAATATTGGATAGCGATATACTTCATTACATTGCTGATACTGCCGCGGATAGAAGTATTGGTTATATGATTAAAGGACTTAGTGGTCAGTATAAAGGTTGGTTTTTACGAGAACCCTATTATAAAAAAATTAAAGGATATAATTATGTTGAAGATAGGGATATTATTTATTATGATTTAAAGCTATCTAAAGAGCAAACAGAAAACTTACAACTCCATTATATCGAATTGCAGAATAGCTTTTTTTATTACTATTTTCTTGATAAGAACTGTGCTTTTTTTATAGGAAAATTATTAAATATAGTTCTTGATAGTGATATTGCAACAAAGAGATCCTACATTATCCCTTCTCAGATTATTAATGACTTATTCGATGTTAATCTATTAGAAAACGAGAGACTAAGAGTTGCTAATACCAAAGTATTTAATCGCTTGTTTACCGGATTAAATGATGAGCAAAAAAGAGGATTGATCACACTATTTCATGAGAAAAAGGAAAGTATTCAAGCTGACCCTGACGTGTTAAAAGCATTTATAATTATCTCGGAATATATGATTAGCAATCATTCTGATCTAGCTGATAATATAAGATCTAATAGGATAACTGCTTACAAAAAACTAAAAGATTTAGAGACTTCAAATATCCGACAAACTGATGTAAAAAAAGAAAGTGTTAATAGAATTCAGTCTGAATCTATCGGTTTATCTCGTGTATTTAATAATTATTATGAGATTTCATTTAATCCGATATATTTCTCGGAATATGACCACTTCAATATCCTTGAGGTTATAAGCGTCAAAGGTTTAGGAACCAAAATAAACCTGTACCCCAATGGTCATCCTCTCTATCAGTTAGACCTTGTGGATTTAAATAATATTATTCAATCCAATGATGTTCTTAACTCCTTTTCTTGGAAAATCAAGAGTTCAATCTTTTATAAGGACTCGATTTTAACAAATCAGGAGGTATACTATGGGTTTTCCTGGAACGTAATGAATCGAGGACTCCTCTATAGCTTAGTCGGGCTTAATTACACTAACTTTGATGACATCTCAGAGATTAACCTCGATAGCTTAAAACTCTTACCTACAATACAGATAGGATTAAATCACAACTTAACTGATAACCTAAAAATTATTGTATCCTATGAAAATAAATTTCAAAAAGACTATATAACGACAGGATTCATTTACAAGTACAACAATCTCTTAAATAAATTAATTTTGATTAATAATAAAGATCACTCGACCGTTAAACTATCATTTGAGTATCTCTTGTAAAAACAGGTGATTACCTGGTGATAGTTTGGTACTGCCCCTTATGCGGCGACACCCCACAACACCGAACAAATTGGAGGTTTCATTAATAGCTTACCAATTCCACTACAAAATGATATGATATAATCGAATATAATTTTACTGATAAACAAGCTATTTATTAGATATAATCTCTCCATAGGAGGATAGTATGGAGGAAGGCAAAAAGGCAGTCAGCAAGTTACCGACTATACACCAGCAGCTAATCAGAGTGGTAGTCATTACCTTCATCCCACTCATTGTGCTAGTCCTTGTTCTGCTTCTTACCTGGTATAATAACCTTAGATTTTCCTTACTGGAACACAATCTCGCCCTTGCAAAATTGGGGGCTAATGTTAGTAAAACATGGCTAGACGGGCAAATACGCATACTGGAGGCAATCACTGCTACAAGGATGTTACAACAGGTGCCACTGGAACAAATCCCGAAAAAATATTTACTAGGCCATCTTAGAAAACAACCTGATTGGGTAAATATTATCCTAGTTGAAAAGAACGGTAGATATGTAAATTCTTTATACAACAATAAACAATTACTCGGCAAACAATTTCCAGTTCCCTTAAAAAGCTTAAAACAGCCGTATGTTTCAAACATCACCCACTGCGCTCAATTAAATCGGACTATTATTACTATATCCTCTCCAATCATTATAAACAACGAGTTTTCAGGTGCGATCTCAGTGTGTCTCACGCCTGAAAGCTTCCTTAAAATGCTAAATGAGAATTTTCACAACGAAAATGCGGATATCGGGATCTGGGACCGGAACAAAAGGCTAATTGTGCAAACCGGCATAACATCTACTGGTGCCAGTCAGCGAAATATAAAGCCCGAGTATTTGTCATCTGGAAGAAAAAAGACTGCTATCGTTTATAGCCCGGTCACACATCAACTCGCTCTTATCGGAGTTGCGCCACTTAAAAATTATAACTGGTCTGTAACCGTTTCTATACCTTTTTTTTCGGCGATGGCACCATTGTTTTTGATTGTTAGCCTGACAACGATCATTGTTTTTCTTGTCACGGGACTCAGTCTCTTCTGGTCAATAAGAACTGCATCCGAAATATCTTCACAAATATCATTATTGGCCAAACGGGCAAAAAAAATAGGAGAAGGCTATTACGACTTATCTCCAACCCCGACATCAACAAGCGAACTCAAATCGCTCTCTTATTCTCTCTGTGCCATGGCGAATAACCTTGGGATTTCTCATGAAAAGCTGGAAAAGCTGGTCAAAGAAAGAACCTCTGAGCTGGAAAGATCAAATCGCGAACTTGAAGCATTTAGCTACACTGTGTCTCACGACCTGCGTGCACCACTTCGGAGTATGGATGGTTTTAGCAGTATTCTTGTAGAGGAGTATGCTGATAAACTTGATGTTCAAGCATTATCATATATCTCGCGTATACATAAAGCATCTCTGAGAATGGCTCAGCTTATCGACGATTTACTAAGACTAGCACATATAACCAGCGAAACATTAAATCATGAAGAAGTAAACCTTAGCAAGCTCGCAAAAAATATTTCCAGGGAACTTAAAATAAAATATCCTGAAAGTCAAGTTGAGGTAGAAATAGAAGACTCAATAATAGTTCATGGAGATCAGCGTTTGCTGAATATCGCATTGGAAAATATACTCGATAATGCGTGGAAATATTCACAGCAAAAACCGTATGCCCGGGTAATATTTGGCTCAGTCTTTATAAACAATGAATCAGTTTATTATGTAAGTGACAATGGAGTCGGGTTCAATATGGAATACGTCAAGAATATTTTCAAGCCCTTCCACAGGTTGCATTCTGTTAATGAGTATTCTGGTACCGGCATTGGGCTGGCGACTGTCCAGCGGATAATTGACAGGCATAATGGACGTATCTGGGCAGAAAGCACAGAAGGAGAAGGGGCAACGTTTTATTTTACTATTCCCAAACCCGGAAGTTCCGGTGAGTGAATCATTTTTGTTAAGCTATTCAACCAACAGGAATATCCTTTCCACAACAGCATTACCTTCGGCTTCAGTTATCAATTATTTTTTACCTTGTGACTGCGAAATAATTCTTGAGTCAGCATGTGCATAATTCAATTGTCCATTGAGTTTTGATAAAATTAGAAATATGGTATATTAGCATTGGTAAGTGAGGGTAAATAATATGGATAAGACTAATTTATATGATATTGGGTATTCCGATGAATACAAGGAAGAAGCCAGAAAATACGAAGAAAATCTTTGTCCTGGGAGGGTTTCGGCCCAGCACAAAAAAATGTATAAGGTAATAACCGAAGAGGGAGAACTACACGCTGAGATCTCAGGTAAATTAGGCTTTTCGGCTGCTAGTTTAGAAGATTATCCCGCAGTGGGCGATTGGGTGTTGCTTGACAGGATAAGCGACGTTAACGGTAACGCAATAATCCGTCATATTCTTTCAAGAAAAAATTGTTTTAAACGAAAAGCAGCGGGAACAGGGAATGAATTGCAGATAATTGCCGCTAATATCGATACTATTTTTATCTGCATGTCACTTAATAACGATTATAACCTGCGCCGAGTTGAGCGCTACCTGTCTATTGCATGGGACAGCATGGCTTTGCCGGTGATCATCCTTACCAAAGCAGACCTATGTACTGATCTCAGCGAAAAGTTAATAGAATTGGAAACTGTGGCTATGGGTATAGATGTAATTGTCACTTCCAGCATAAACGGAGACGGTTACACTGACACGCAAAAATTTATAAAAAAAAGAAATACTGTGGCGTTCATCGGTTCCTCAGGTGTTGGAAAATCTACTCTGATTAACAAACTCATTGGCGAAGACATATTAGCCACGAAAGAAATACGGGAAGATGATGGAAAAGGCAGACATACAACAACTCACAGACAGCTTATTGTATTGCCGGAAGGTGGAGTTGTTATTGATAATCCCGGAATGAGAGAGATACAGATTGCTGCCTCAGATCTATCGATGACTTTTTCAGATATTGAAGAATTGGAAGAACAATGTCATTTTGATAACTGCAAACATGAGGCAGAACCGATGTGCGCAGTTAGAGACGCAATAACAAATGGCACATTATCCATCGAACGATTAACAAATTATAAAAAACTACAGCGTGAAATATTATTTGAAGAGCGCAAAAAAAAGATGACTTCAGGTCAATTAGAAAAACTAAAAATGATTGACATGATGGGTTCTCTGGGTGCCTATAAGCAAGCCAGAAAACATAACAAAAAAATAAAACGATAAGCTACGAGAATCTGGTTTTTCCAGTTTTTTTTGTTCACATTTTGCAGAAGATGGATAAGAAATCCCTTCAGATTAAAATCACAAAATAACTAATAATCAACATCTATGACCCACTAAACAAAGTGCAGTTTAACATCCCATGTTAAAAAAAAGATAAGACCTCCGGCAACAAAGTTACCGGAGGCAATCTAGGAGAATCGGTCAACGTAAGGTTCTTACGTTATAGAACTTTTTTTCCTGCATATTTGATGCTTGAGATAATTTCTTCTACTTTCTTTACCGCTCCCGCTGATAGTGGAGAATAATCGAGTGGTTTTGCGTACTGCTGACCTTCGTGGGTCATCCAGGTTAACAGGCCAACAAGATTCTGTGCCTCTTCCATGCTCTTTCCTTTATAGTTCTGGTCCTGATAAACCAGTAGCCAGGTAAACCCCGCAATTGGGTATCCATTTTTCGCGGAGGTATTTGTTATAGAAACTCTTGTATCTGCAGGTATACTACCTTCTGCAGCAGCACTTACTGACTCAATAGAGGGCTCTACAAAAACACCTGAAGAATTCTTGATTGCCGGTATTGGCATTTTGTTCTGTAGTGCATAGGAATATTCAACATAACCAAAGCTTCCTTGCGTCTGCTTTACAAGCCCTGCAACACCGGAATTACCTTTACCTCCAAGTCCGCATGGCCAACCTACTGCCTTGCCTGCGCCGACTTCTGTTTTCCACTCTTTGCTTACTTTTGTTAGATAATCAGTGAAGATGGATGTTGTGCCGCTGCCGTCTGATCGATGAACTACTACTAGTGGAAAGGACGGTAGCTGGACTCCCGGATTAACCTTAGCGATCCTTTTGTCATTCCAATTTTTTATGTTTCCAAGAAAAATATCCGCGATAAGTTCCGGAGTGAACTTGAGCTCTGGGTTTCCAGGCAAATTGTAAACAAGTGTAACACCACCAAGACAAGTCGGTATATGCAGGGTCTTAGCAGGCATGTCCAACATTTCCATATCTGTCAGATACGCATCTGAAGCTCCGAAATCTACAGTCATGCTGGTAAGCTGTCTGATGCCGCCACCTGAACCGATCGACTGGTAGTTGACCTTAATTCCTTTTTCTTTGTTGTATACATCAAACATCTTTGCGTACAGAGGATAAGGGAACGTCGCTCCAGCACCCAGAAGCTCATTATTTCCTGCCGCAAAGCTTGCGCTTGCCATCATTACTACGCCTAACAATCCAATTATTATTTTTTTCATTTTGTTCTCCTTTTAATTATCAACAACTTTTCTATGATATTAGAACTTAACCTGAGCGCCAATATATGAGCTACCTACAACATCGCCACTCTTTGGTGTAGCGCTAACAACTTCTGCAAACAGAGTAGATACGCTATTTATATCAAGTTTACCGCCAATTGCTAATCTTGACTGAGTCCCTCCAGCAAGACCACCTTGCTCAGCCTTCGTTGTATTTACCCACTGTGTTTTTGTGTCATTGTTCATGGCCATGATATAATCGGCATACACGCCAAGTCCGCTAACACCTGTTACGCCAGCAAGACTGTATTCTCCAAATAATCCAAGGAAAGATTCCTTTTTGTAAGTAGTATTATTAACACCGGCTTTTCCTTTGTAGTCGAAAATCCTGGCAGCTTTATCACTCAGGTCCACGTAATATTGACCGGATAATTTAGCATCGCCTATCTTATATGAAGCCTCAAACTCGGTTGCCAGACCGGAAACATCATCGCCGGCTGTATTCTTCTGCCCTGCATATTTCACAATGCCACCTAGTGTAAGGTTATCGATTTTTGTATCAACTTTCGCGGCATATACTTTTTTCTGGTTGCCATCAACTAATGCTGTCATGTTAACCAAGCTGATATTATAGTTATCGAACTTCGTGTAATATGCGACACCGTTATCCTTGGTCCTTGTTAAAGCCTGAAAAACCGGTGACTGATAGATACCTCCGCTAAAACCTGCTGTTCCGTCAGTGACAGTACCAATTCTTAATTTGCTATCAAACATGGCGATATCAGCATAAACATAATCTATAGCCATAGCGCTTTCCAGTTTATTCTCAACTACGAATGCAGTTTGATCGTTTGCTTTCAGTTTGAAATTAATCCGGCCTTTGCCGTAAGTATATTTTTGTGCAACATTTTTACCCCCTGTTGCCAAAAGGTCTGTATAAGTGCCTTTTACTGATAATTCTCCGGCAAACGCGCTGCTCGCAGCTACTAATCCTATTAGTGTTGTTGCTAAAACTCTTACTTTCATTTAAATTTTCCTCCTAAATTTTTATTTCAATAAAATCTAATAAACTTGTTAACTCTAATCCTATATGTATATATCAATACGCTGTGTTATTACCCCCTCCTCTCAAAGTTATTCTTTAAATCGAATGCTTACCCTTATTGAACCAATTTTGTGTTAAGTACAAAAAAGAGTGAGGTTAATTTTCAGTTAATTTTTTATCTTGGTAGGGGCACAGCGCCTGTGCCCGTACATTTAATTAATAATCCGGCAGCCTTTGTTCCTTAACCGAAAATCAACACTGTTTTTATTCAGCATTAAGACTTGGCAAGTACACTGAAAGGAGAAAGACAGTAAAAGGAGTACAAATGGCAGGAATTATTCTTTCTAGAAAAATGGTAGCTGGTGATGAGCGGATATGCCGCGACCCCGGGATTCGGGGTGGGACCAGTTTGTTTTGCGATCCCAAGATCATCCGCCAAGCGGAAGAGATCAGGAAGGACCCAGGCGGAAAGCTTATTGACTCTGACCCGAATGGATTCATCAGAGAAGTATTACCACTTAATGTAATAGGAGCGTGGAATTACAAAAAAATAATACAAGGTGTCGGCTCCTCCCAACCTGAAGAGATATTGGAATCATTAAAGATATTATTAAGCCAGCTAAAAAATAATAATTATAAAATGCCACTTAATACTTCAAGAGTTCTGATAGCCCTGATAAAAGAAACGATCAGATATCAGAATGACCCGAAAAAATTGCTCGAATATATAGATTTATTCAAAAAGGCATATACCGGGAAACCTAACGTGATCAGAGCCCTGCTGAAAAAGCTTAACCTGATCGAACTGCCTGAGAACGTAGCGCTCCAGGATATAGGCTTTGCCTGGGATGACCGGGTCTATGACAGCTGCAATACCGGGAGGAAATCTACAGTTCAATTAATACTTGATGCTTTTATTAAGGGCCTATCTTCTATCACAATATCCCACACGAACGATCTGAATATGGACGGGATTAACCCGGGACTTGAAGCGAGTAAGATATTGGGTATCAAAGTCAATTTCTGTCTGGAGTTCAGTGAAGGGAAAACGAACGACAGGACCAATTACCTGCTGTATTTCCCTAATTGTAATACTATTGAAGATTATAAGGATACGCTTAATTCCCCTGAACTAAAGGGATTCCTTGAAGTATTGAATAAGCATTCAGCCGCAAAAAATGATCAGGTAAGCAGACATCTGGAAAGATTCAATAAATATTACCTGCCACTTTTTAATGAAGGCTTTGAATACAGGACTGAACTATGTATGCTTCCTCTCAGTTTTATCGATATGGCAGCAATCAACCTGCAAGGCGGAACCTATTCCCGAGTGCATGCCGGTATCCTTCTCGAAAAAAGATTCAAGGCTATATCCGTCCATAGGATAGCTTATCTTCAAAACCTTCTCCGGTCAGAAAAAGAAATGCGGAAAAAACACCAGGCAACCACACAAGAGGTTAAGGGAATTGAAGAATTATTAATGAAAACAAAAAATGCGTTGAAAGAATTCAACGTATATGACCAGACAGACAGATATTTCAGCAAAAAAAATGAATATGATTATGATACTGAGATACCGGATTTCAAACAGCACTTGCAAGCACTAAAAGAATCCGGCTGTCACATTGTCATGGCCCAGCCTCTCACACTCGGACTTAAAAAAACTATGGATAATATAATAGATA
The DNA window shown above is from Candidatus Margulisiibacteriota bacterium and carries:
- the pstS gene encoding phosphate ABC transporter substrate-binding protein PstS; this encodes MKKIIIGLLGVVMMASASFAAGNNELLGAGATFPYPLYAKMFDVYNKEKGIKVNYQSIGSGGGIRQLTSMTVDFGASDAYLTDMEMLDMPAKTLHIPTCLGGVTLVYNLPGNPELKFTPELIADIFLGNIKNWNDKRIAKVNPGVQLPSFPLVVVHRSDGSGTTSIFTDYLTKVSKEWKTEVGAGKAVGWPCGLGGKGNSGVAGLVKQTQGSFGYVEYSYALQNKMPIPAIKNSSGVFVEPSIESVSAAAEGSIPADTRVSITNTSAKNGYPIAGFTWLLVYQDQNYKGKSMEEAQNLVGLLTWMTHEGQQYAKPLDYSPLSAGAVKKVEEIISSIKYAGKKVL
- the rsgA gene encoding ribosome small subunit-dependent GTPase A, yielding MDKTNLYDIGYSDEYKEEARKYEENLCPGRVSAQHKKMYKVITEEGELHAEISGKLGFSAASLEDYPAVGDWVLLDRISDVNGNAIIRHILSRKNCFKRKAAGTGNELQIIAANIDTIFICMSLNNDYNLRRVERYLSIAWDSMALPVIILTKADLCTDLSEKLIELETVAMGIDVIVTSSINGDGYTDTQKFIKKRNTVAFIGSSGVGKSTLINKLIGEDILATKEIREDDGKGRHTTTHRQLIVLPEGGVVIDNPGMREIQIAASDLSMTFSDIEELEEQCHFDNCKHEAEPMCAVRDAITNGTLSIERLTNYKKLQREILFEERKKKMTSGQLEKLKMIDMMGSLGAYKQARKHNKKIKR